The following proteins are encoded in a genomic region of Tenacibaculum sp. 190524A05c:
- a CDS encoding asparaginase translates to MANKPKILLVYTGGTIGMIKDYNTGALRAFDFNQIQNKIPELQHLNCEISTISFEEPIDSSNMNRKYYVKIAEIIEANYNDYDGFVVLTGSDTMSYTSSAISFMFENLQKPVIFTGSQLPIGDLRTDAKENLITSIEIACARENNEPIIKEVGLYFEYKLYRANRTTKINAEQFEAFASMNYPPLAESGVHLHFNNHLLFKNEKSDEKLIFRKNLIDDIVVLKLFPGITPIVVETILNIENLKGVVLETYGSGNAPTEPWFIDLLEEVIAKGVKIVNVTQCTGGSVILGLYETSTDLKRIGIIDGKDITTETAVAKMMYLLGEDLSKEDFKYYFEKPLRGEISLQP, encoded by the coding sequence CTTTTGATTTCAATCAAATACAAAATAAGATTCCGGAATTACAACATTTGAATTGTGAGATTTCTACTATTTCTTTTGAAGAACCTATTGACTCTTCTAATATGAATAGGAAATACTATGTTAAAATAGCGGAAATCATTGAAGCCAATTATAATGATTATGACGGCTTTGTTGTGCTTACAGGTTCAGATACAATGTCATATACATCATCTGCGATTAGTTTTATGTTTGAAAACCTGCAAAAGCCTGTAATTTTCACGGGATCTCAATTACCAATTGGTGATTTACGAACGGATGCAAAAGAGAATTTAATTACTTCAATTGAAATTGCTTGTGCTAGAGAAAATAATGAACCTATCATAAAGGAAGTAGGTTTGTATTTTGAATACAAGTTGTATCGCGCGAATAGAACAACTAAAATCAATGCGGAACAATTTGAAGCCTTTGCTTCAATGAACTATCCACCGTTAGCTGAAAGTGGAGTGCATTTACACTTTAATAATCATTTACTTTTTAAAAATGAAAAGTCGGATGAGAAACTTATATTTAGAAAGAATCTTATAGACGATATTGTAGTTTTAAAATTGTTCCCAGGAATAACTCCAATAGTTGTTGAAACAATTTTGAATATCGAAAATTTAAAAGGAGTTGTGCTAGAAACATATGGATCAGGGAATGCACCAACAGAACCTTGGTTTATTGATTTATTAGAGGAAGTTATAGCAAAAGGAGTAAAGATTGTAAATGTTACTCAATGTACAGGAGGTAGTGTAATTTTAGGTCTTTATGAAACTAGTACAGATTTAAAACGAATAGGTATTATTGATGGTAAAGATATCACTACAGAAACGGCTGTTGCTAAAATGATGTACCTATTGGGAGAGGATTTATCAAAGGAAGATTTTAAATATTATTTTGAAAAACCACTACGTGGGGAAATAAGTTTGCAACCATAG
- a CDS encoding MotA/TolQ/ExbB proton channel family protein translates to MKKAVNVLTLTGFMFFGAIQSTFAQEAEKTFHQELKQRFIEGDPKFMGIVLVTLILGLAIAIERIIYLNMATTNTKKLVASVDDALSSGGVEAAKEVCRNTKGPVASIFYQGLERADEGLDAAEKAVVGYGGVQMGLLEKNISWLSLFIALAPMLGFMGTVIGMIDAFDRIAVANDISPAVVAGGIKIALLTTVFGLVVAIILQIFYNYIVSKVDSIVNNMEDASISLIDLLAKYKK, encoded by the coding sequence ATGAAAAAAGCAGTAAATGTCCTAACTCTTACAGGATTTATGTTCTTTGGGGCTATTCAATCAACTTTTGCACAAGAAGCGGAAAAAACTTTTCACCAAGAGTTAAAACAACGTTTTATTGAAGGAGATCCAAAGTTTATGGGTATTGTATTAGTTACCTTAATTTTAGGTTTAGCTATTGCAATTGAAAGAATTATCTACTTAAACATGGCAACTACAAATACTAAGAAATTAGTAGCAAGTGTTGATGATGCATTAAGTTCAGGTGGTGTTGAGGCAGCTAAAGAGGTTTGTAGAAATACTAAAGGACCTGTTGCTTCTATCTTTTACCAAGGGTTAGAAAGAGCTGACGAAGGTTTAGATGCAGCTGAGAAAGCAGTAGTAGGATATGGTGGAGTTCAAATGGGATTATTAGAGAAAAACATTTCTTGGTTATCTTTATTTATCGCTCTTGCACCAATGTTAGGATTCATGGGAACTGTAATTGGTATGATTGATGCCTTCGATAGAATTGCTGTAGCAAATGATATCTCTCCAGCGGTAGTAGCAGGTGGTATTAAGATTGCACTTTTAACAACAGTATTCGGTCTTGTTGTAGCGATTATCTTACAAATTTTCTATAACTACATCGTATCAAAAGTAGATAGTATCGTAAACAACATGGAAGATGCTTCTATTTCTTTAATCGATTTATTAGCTAAGTATAAAAAATAA